Genomic segment of Desulforhopalus sp.:
ACAGCATTAAAAACAGCAGAAATAAAAGCAACAGAATCAAAAGAAAAAGAAAATTATTTGAGTTAACAAATCGTTCCACAGAGAACCTTTTCCGCTGCGCTCCAAAGCTCCCTGTGAACTCCACGTTGTGCATGGAATAAAGATTTATTTTTATTTAATTATTTTTTAAAAAAATCGAACTAGTAAGAATTCAAAAGGAGATATCATGGAAACACCACATTTAATAGACAAGGCTAAAATTATTCCAGCAGCTATGGTCATCCTAGGATTTGTATCCTTTGTTGGAGGTATAGTAAAAAATATAGAAGTGATTGCAAATCTTGGTTTGGGAATGGGTGTAGCTGGAATCGGTCTATATATTGCTCTTTATATTCTAGGCGCGATTGTCAAAAAGAGAAAGTAGATCGATTTGATAAAAATCTGCTAAATATCAATAGTTTCAACATGAAAAAATAATAATTGCCCAACCACCGCCTACACACGGACCCCGCCAACTGCGAAGGTCCGGTGAGCCGGAACGTGCTGAACTGAACAAACACCAAATCCATCAAATCCATGCGGATGTTTAAAATAAATTCTAGGAGAGTGAGAATGAAGAAAATTTTTTTGTTGTTGGTTTTAGGTGCCACGCTATCGCAAGGATGCGCCATGGAAAGGAGCCTTGCCTACAAAAATGATAATCGCTCTTGTGTTGTGAATTTTTCAAGCTCAGGTAGTGCATTTGGAAGTGGAAAACAATTCAGAACATATGAAGTTTTCAAAGATAAAACTAAAGATGTTGTATTCGATAAAGTCCTTACTTCAATCACTTCTATGGGTTGCTATCAAATTGTTTCAACAAGCAAAGATTCTGGATATATTAGTGCATCACAAATTGTGCTCTTTGGAGAGGGTAAAACAGTACCAACAAACATTATTGTAAAAGAAGAAAAAGAATCTGGTAGAGTTAAGGTAGAGATTGTCAAAACACTCTCTTTTGGGTTAGTCGGAAGTGCTGATGGAATTCAGGAATCATTTTGTCAAATGCTCGCTGGAGTTAAGTAATGGCTATTTTGGTAAAGAGATCTTTGGAAATGGTAACAATCATTGGATGATACCGAACAGTACAAGGGGAAAATAAAGGGGAAATAGGGACAGCGACCTTTTAATTGTAGATGTATAGAAATACATCCAATTTTTCAACAACCTAGTTTAGCCGACACCGGGAAGGCCGCGGTTTTTTTTGAGCGTCAGTGGCCCGGTGCGGATTACCAGCACGTTTAAGAATTTTAAAAAAATGATGAATAAGCTTGAAGACTTTAAATCAATCAAATGTCCTTATTGTAATGCGGACTCAAATTGGAAAATTGTTAAAATTATTGATTCTGCCGAAAGGCCAAGATATCCATATGCATGTGTAAGTTGCAATGCATTAACACAATACTATGAAAAAGCTAAAAATGTTCCAATAGAAATAGTAAATAGCGATCCAATACTTCAAATGGATATTAATCTGGATGTATGCGAGAGGTGTAGAGAATTAACTCATGTTGAAGTTCATCATTGGGGGCCAAAGAAATTTTTTGCTGATGCTGAGGACTGGCCAAAAAGTATGCTATGTAGGGCTTGTCATGCTGAATGGCACAGAGAAGTCACTAAAGATGACATATAAAAATTCATAACAAATTATTTTTGAGGCCCACGCAAAAAGTGCGGCTCCCGCAGAACTTCACGTTAGATATTAACTATGTCCTGAACTGAACAAGGATGATATATGCCTGACATAACATTAAAAAATTTAATTAGAAAAATTAGCGACAGAATGCTAGCTGTTATAGTCTGTATTATCCTATCTGTATCCGGCGTAGTAATGATTTTTAAACAAATTGGAGACAGTGGCCATATTGATATTACATCTCCTTTTTTAAGTGGGAAAATCCAAACTGGTCTTGTAGGAGTATCTTTAATTTTCTTCACAGTCATTATCTTCGCAATAATATTTCGGAAAACAGACGAAAAAGATCAAGAAATGACGATAACAATTGGTGAGTTGAATGTGTCTTATAAAAACATGGGATATGAAAAGGTTTTGGAATTAAACAAACTAATTGCTGATCTAAACACAAAATTGGTCAGTAACTCTCAAAATAAGAATTACGAAATAATAACCAATGACCAACAAATGAAATAAAATATCTAGCCAGTCGTTTAAGAACGCTACACTGGTTTTTGCTCGGACGCCGTGCTCGTCGCCGCTTAACTTAGCGTTGAATCTGTAGAAAAAGGTCAAACCCCTAGCAAAATCAGCACATTGATGGTATATTTCCATGGAAATTCACAATCATACCGCTCAATCTATCTAAATTGAGGATTCCATGGCCAATGAAGCCATATTCCTACGCCCAAGGACAATTCATTCCGGTCTTTTTCCACAAACAATGAGCCCGGGTACCTTCGAATACACTCTCAACTATCTCATCGATAACGAACTGTACCTATCGGTTTTCGATGACCGATTAAACAACGATATAACCGGGGCACCCGGCTACGACCCGCGTATTCTTTTAAAGGTCATTTTATTCGCCTATTCTCGTGGCATCAGCTCTAGCAGGAAGATGGCAAGATGTTGTGAGGAAAATATACTTTTCATGGCCTTGTCGGCAGGCAGCAAACCTCACTTCACCACCATCGCCGACTTTATCGCCTCAATGAACAAGGAAGTAATCCACTTGTTTTTACAGGTCCTCATGGTCTGTGACCACCAGCAGCTGATCGGCAAGGATATGTTTGCCATCGACGGCTGCAAACTGCCCAGCAAGGCCTCGAAAGAATGGAGCGGCACCAGGGCGGATTTTGCCAAGAAGATCGAGAAAATGGAGTCGGCAATCACGAGGATGGTTGAGAAACACCAAGCCCAGGATCAAACCCAAACCGAGGCCTGTGAAGAGGCAAGAGAAAACCAGTATAAAGCCAAGCTGCAGAAGAATGTGGCCAAGATCAAGAAGTGGCTTGATAACAATGACGACCGGACAGGCTGTGGCGGCAAGCCAGTAAAGAGCAATATCACCGACAACGAATCAGCAAAGATGAAGACCTCGAAGGGGGTGATCCAGGGCTATGTCGGAGTGGCCTCCGTCGACCAGAAAACCCAGGTGATCGTCAGCGCCGAGGCCTTTGGCAAGGGACAGGAACATGACCTTCTGCTCCCATCCGTCAACGGCATCCGCGACAACTTCTCCGCCATTGGCCACGATGGCGATGTCCTTGCCAAGGCCAAGGTGACCGCCGATAGCGGCTACCATTCGGAGAAGAACATGGAGGCGCTCTTTTCGGCAAACATCGACGCCTATGTTGCCGATCCAAATTTCCGTAAAAGAGATCCTCGTTTCACTACCGCTACTCGCCACAAGGAAAAAGAGATCACAAAACCACTGAAAGGCAAGCTCTTCACCACCGCCGACTTCACCTTTCCCGAAGACTTCAGCTATTGCGTCTGCCCGGCCGGCAACCGTCTGTACCGCAGCGGATATGATATTACCGTCAAGAACTTCAAGGCGATAAAGTTCAAAGGGCCGAAGTCGGCATGTGTCCCCTGCAAGCTTCGCGCTCGTTGCCTCCGTAAGCCGGAGAAGACCGAAATACGCCAGGTGGTTTTCTTCACCGGCAGATCAGCCAAGGGGGAGCAACGCTTCACCGAGAAGATGAAAGAGAAAATCGACTCCACCAAAGGCAGGGCCATCTACGGCATGCGCCTGGCCGTGGGCGAGCCACCCTTTGCCCACATCCGCTCAGCCCTTGGCCTTGATAGATTTACTTTACGCGGTAAGGCAAAGGTCAACACCCAATGGAATCTTTTCTGCATTGTCCATAATCTGCTAAAGATATTCAGGTATGGGGTGGGGTTTGCATAAGGACCCACAGAAAGAGGTAGGATTGGCGTTTATAAGGCCATGTTTTTCAGGAAATAAGTAGTTGGGAATGAAGTTTGGAAAACAGAGGACAGTTAAAGATAATTTTCGGTTTTCTCTATTTCCGATTGAGTTATCTCAGCATCTGAGAATATGGGATTTTGAAAATTGAGTTTTTCTACAGACTCGTTAGCCGTTCAAAAATTATCATATTATAACGTGCAAAGCACAATTATATGGGGGCAAATATGAAAGTAATGGCATTTAATGGTAGTCCGAGAAAAAAGAAATGGAACACAGTCACTTTACTTGAGAATGCCTTAAAAGGAGCTGCTTCAGTAGGTGCAGACACAGAACTTATTCAGCTTTATGATCTGAACTATTCTGGTTGTATAAGCTGTTTTGCATGCAAGAAAATCAGTAGAAAGAAGGATGGATTATGTGTTGTGAAGGATGACCTTACTTCAGTTCTCGAGCGAGTAAGGAGTGCGGATGCTTTAGTCATAGGAACGCCTATATATTTCAGTGCCGAATCAGCGGCTACGCGTGCACTATTAGAAAGGCTTATCTTTCCCTATTATAAATACTCAAAAGATAAAATATCATTATTTCCAAGAAAAATTCGAACTGCTTTAATTTATACCATGAATGCCCCGGAAGAATTGCTCAAAACGATAGGGTATGAACAACATTTTTCTAATACAAAAATGAGCCTTGAGACAACTTTCGGTGAATGCGAGATGCTGCTATCTACAGATACATTACAATACAAGGACTATGACAAGTACGAACATGAAATATTCGACAAGGAAGAAAAAATAAAACGCCACAAAGAGGTGTTCCCGCTGGATTGCGAACGAGCTTTTGAATTAGGTCGCAGAATAGCATCAGAATAAAAAATCTGCTAACCATCCGCTGGCGTGGGGTGCGTTAAAAGCTGCGCGCCCCACAGCCCTGCGTTAGAAACAATGAATAAATAAATCACATACAACTCAATTCTATTACAAATCGCACGTACCATTATTATACAAATCAACCCATTCCTTGGCCTCCTTTTCTCGGCCAAGTTCCCGCGATACCAGGGGTGGCATGTTATCCACACCCTTATTCTGATTCTCCACCAAGCGGTACCTCAAGCTGCGGCGCTTTCTGCTTCTCGCCTTGTTCCTCCCCTCATACTGGTTTCATCTTCATATACAAACGCCATGAGATAGTGCCGGAAGTGCCCGTTTATCAGGAGGTATTTTGGACATTTTCACCTTCGTGCGCGGTGTATCAAGGTAAAATAAATGTGAACAATATGCTAATGGTTTCAAAACCATGCCGCAATCGTTGCGCTTTTTGCGGAAAAACCGCCTTGCGCTCCCTCAAGCTGGATGGTATTTGTTCCCAAAGACCAAATGAGGCACTGTTTGCACAATGCGACCAACCCAAAATACAACGATGATCTTCGGCTGCGGCAACCTCATAATGGGGGATGACGGGTATGGCCCGGCGGTGATCGAACGGCTCAAGGCCGGCTATGATCTTCCCGAAGGTATCGAGGCGATTGATGCGGGGACCTGTGTCCGCGAGTATCTCTTTGATTATCTACTGACCGACGAGGGCCGGCCGCAAACCATCGTCATCATTGATGCGGTGGATTTTCCCGGACGTCAGCCGGGCGAGGTATTCGAGATTCTGCCCGCGGAGATTCCAGCCAAGAAGATCCACGATTTTTCCCTGCACCAATTCCCGACCGTCAACCTGTTGCAGGAACTCGCTGACCACACTGGCATCAAGGTGCTGATTATTGCGGCGCAGATCGAATTCATCCCCGAGGAGATTGCCCCCGGTTTGTCAGCGGTGATGACCGGGGCCGTTACCGAAACATGCGAAAAACTCTCACAAATTCTTTCTTTTCGAGCAAAACGAGGTGACCTTTTATGATGTACGAATTTAAAGTCAGCGACCTCGCAGAAGAATTTGGGGTTCATCGAAATACCATAAGAAACTGGATCAACGCCGGCACCCTTCCCGCCAAGGAAGGCCCCGGCCGCAAGTACCTTATGAAATTTCATGACTACCAGAAACTCTGCGAAAAGTTCGGCCGCGAACCGCATGTCGGCCCCGCCAACAATGTCAGCCAGAAGGCCCTCGGGACCCTGGAGGTGACCGACGTGCAACCGATGGAGATTATCGGCGCCAAGAGCAGGCTGGCCGTCGATCCCTCCTGGGCCGATGCCTGCCTCACCTGCGGCACCTGTGCCAGCGCCTGCCCGATCTCCGGGGTTGACGGCCTCGATCCGCGCAAGATCGTCCGCATGGCGGTGCTCGGTATGGACCAGGAACTGATTGATTCCAATTGGCCATGGAAGTGCACAATGTGCGGCAAGTGCGAGGAATCCTGCCCCGCCAATATCCAGATTGTCGCCTTGATGCGCAAGATTCGCGGCACCCGCAAACGAGCCCTTGTCCCCGGCCCCATTCATAAAGGGGTCACCATGTGCCTTGAACGCGGCAATAACCTGGGCATTCCCAAAGACGACTTTCTCTTTCTCTGTGAAGATCTCGGCCAGGAACTCGCCGAGGAATGCTGCCCGGGCTTCAAGACCCCCATCGATGTCCATGGGGCGAGGCTGCTGGTGACGATCAATAGCAAGGAACCCTTCGGCGAACCGGACGACTTGAAATGGTGGTGGAAGATCTTCTACGCCGCCGGCGAGTCCTTTACCATCTCCTCCGAAAACTGGGAGGGGGTCAACTGGGGCCTGTTCTCCGGCGACGACGAGGCGATGAAGACCGTGGTCGGCCGGATTGTCGACAATATGCGGAGGCTGAACTGCAAGGTTCTCCTCCTCCCGGAGTGAGGCCACGCCTATTTTGCAACCCGGTCCGGGTTGAACAAGTGGTACCCCGAAGCACTCAATGAATTTAAAATCGTCACCGTATTCGATCTGCTCCTTGAATACATCCAGGAGGGCAGGATTCAGCTGAACAAGGCCATCCATCCCATGGCCGTTGTTTATCATGATCCCTGCAACTATGGCCGGAAGTCCCTGAAGGCCTTCGGTCAGGCCTATTTCGAAGAAGGCCGGGCCATTACCCGCGCCTGCTGCGATGATGTCCGCGAACTCCACCCCAACCGCAAAGGTGCCTACTGCTGCGGTGCCGGTGGCGGCGCCTGGGCCATGCCGTTTTCCGAGGAGCGGGTGTTCTATGGCCGGATCAAGGCCCGGCAGCTCAATGAATCCGGGGCAAAACTGGTCATCGCCCCCTGCCATAACTGCCGTGATCAGATCCTCAAGTCCCTCAACAAGGAATATGATCTGGATGTCGACGTCAAATACATCTGGGAGCTGGTTGCCGATTCGTTGATTCTGCCGAATAAGCAGTAGCTCATTGCCCGATAAGGTCATGGTTGGCGAGGGAGAAGATCTCTCGGATTACCAGGAAAACCCATGTATCCCGCATGGTTGCGGAATATTGCTATAGAGAAGAGGAGAAACCAGTCATGCTGGACACAAAGAAAATTGGGTCGGTAATGATTATCGGCGGTGGGGTGACGGGGATGCAGGCTGCCCTGGACCTCGCCGATTCTGGGTACTACGTGTATCTGGTAGAGAAAACCGGTGCCATCGGCGGGGCCATGTCGCAACTGGACAAGACCTTCCCGACCAACGACTGCTCGATGTGAATTATCGCGCCAAAATTGGTCGAGTGCGGTCGGCACTTAAATATCCAGTTGATGACCTTAAGCGAGGTCACCAAGATTGACGGTGTCGCCGGGGATTTCTCGGTGACGGTCAAAGAATCACCCCGCTACGTGGACATGACCAAGTGCATCGCCTGCGGCGCCTGCACCGACAAGTGTCCAAAGAAGGTGGACAGCGAATACGATGCGGCAACCGGCAAGCGCAAGGCGATCTACGTCAAGTACGCCCAGGCGGTGCCCCTCAAATACCAGATCGATGGCAACGCCTGCATTCGTCTGCAGAAACCGGGTGCCTGCGGCTTTTGCGAAAAAGTCTGTGATGCCGGGGCGATAAACTTCAATGACACGGAAAAGATCCATACCATCAATGTCGGCGCGGTGGTACTGGCCACTGGCTTTGAGGCCTATGATCCGGCCGGCGCCAAGGTCTGGGGCTATGGCGTCTATAAAAACGTCATCACCTCCCTGCAGCTGGAACGCTATCTGGCTGCCTCCGGGCCGACCGAAGGGCATTTGATCCGCCCCTCCGACGGCAAGGCGGTCAATAAGATCGCTTTTCTGCAATGCGTCGGGTCGCGCGATGAGAATCTCTGCGGCAACGGTTACTGCTCGTCGGTTTGCTGTATGTATGCCATTAAAGAGGCGGTTATCGCCAAGGACCATGTGCCGGGGCTGCAGACCTCCATCTTCTATATGGACATGCGCACCCACGGCAAGGAGTTTGATCAATACCTGGAGCGGGCCCGGGAGGATTCCGGGGTACGATTTATCCGCTGCCGGGTAAACGGCGTCGAAACCGATGGCTTGAGCGATGATCTGCGCCTCCGCTATGTCAACGAAAGCGGCCGGCAGATTGAAGAATTCTTCGATATGGTCGTCCTCTCCGTCGGTCTGCAGACCCCGAAACATGTGCTGGAGCTGGCGCGCACCGCCGACATCAAGTTGACCGCCGACAACTTTACCGCGACCTCCGATTTCGCCCCGGTCAAGACCTCACGGGAAGGGATCTTCACCTGCGGCGCCATCGCCGGGCCAAAGGACATCCCGCAGTCGGTGGTCGAAGGCTCGGCGGCGGCGGCGGCGGTTGCCGCTTTGCTGGCGCCGGGGAGATACGAACTGACCAGCGAGGTGAGCTTTCCGGAGGAAAAGGACATCTCCGGTGAGGACCCGCGCATCGGCATCTTTATCTGCCATTGCGGCTCGAATATCGCCGGTATTGTCGATGTCAAGGCGGTGGAGGATTATGCCGCCACCCTGCCGGACGTGGTTTACGTCGAGCGCAACCTCTTCTCCTGTTCCCAGGACACTCAGGAGATGATTGTCAAGCGTATCCGCGAAAAGAATCTCAACCGGATCGTCATTGCCGCCTGTACGCCGCGCACCCACGAGCCGCTGTTCCGCGAGACCCTGAAGGCCGCCGGCCTCAACGAATATCTGGTGGAAATGGCCAATATCAGGAACCATAATTCCTGGGTCCACGGCAAAAATCCCCAGGCCGCAACCGCCAAGGCCAAGGACCTGGTGCGGATGGCCGCCGCCAAGGTTACCTTCGGCGATGCCCTGAAACCCATTGCCGTGCCGATCACCCAGAAGGGACTGGTCATCGGCGGCGGGGTTGCCGGGATGACCGCCGCCCTCAATCTTGCCAAGCAGGGATTCGAGGTGCATCTGGTGGAAAAGACCGGCATTCTCGGCGGCAACGCCCTGCATCTGAAACACACCTGGTCGGGTGAGCATGTGCCGACCCAGGTTGGTAAGCTGATCGACAAGATCGTTGCTCACGACCTGATCACCGTCCATAAGGAAAGTACAGTGACGGCGGTGGAGGGTTTTGTCGGTAATTTCCGCTCAACCATCTCCGGCAGGGGCGGCACCAAGGTTATCGAGCACGGGGCCGGGGTGGTGGCCATCGGCGGCGAGGCCTATCTCCCCGACGAATATAACTATGCCACCATTTCCCGGGTGGTGACCTCGGTGCAGTTCGATAAGTTGTTCGAACTGAAGGAAAAACACGTTAAACAGGCAAAACGTTTCGTCTTCATTCAATGCGTCGGCTCGCGGGAAGGCGAGCATATGTATTGTTCCAAGGTCTGCTGCACCCATTCGGTCCAGTCGGCCATGGCCTTGAAAAAGGAAAATCCGGAACGCAACGTCTATGTGCTGTATCGCGATATTCGCACCTACGCACAGCGCGAGGCCCTCTACCGCCAGGCAAGAAAAATCGGAGTGATTTTCATTAACTACGAGCTGCACGGTAAGCCGAAAGTCACCGAAAAGGGCACGGAGATCGTCGTAGAGGTCTGGGACCATGTCCTTCATAAGCCGCTGTGTATCAAGGCCGACATGGTCATTCTCGCTACGGCGATCCGCCCGAAAGAGGATGCCGCCGAACTTGGCAAGCTCTACAAGGTGCCGGTTGACAGCCACGGCTTTTTCCAGGAGGCACACGCTAAGCTGAAACCCGTTGACTTTTCGACGGATGGCATGTTTGTCGCGGGCCTTGCCCACTACCCGAAACCGGTGGAGGAGTCGGTGGCCCAGGCACTCGCCGCCTCGGCAAGGGCCGCAACCCTGCTGTCGAAGACCCAGGTGTCGCTTGACGCCATCAAGGCCACCGTTGTTGAGGAGTGTTGTGACGGCTGTGCCCTGTGCGTCGATGTCTGTCCGTATAATGCCATTACTTTGGTGGAACGGGCGGCGGCCGACGGTGAGGCGGGGAAGGTCATCAGGGTCAATAAGGCCCAGTGCAAAGGCTGCGGACTCTGCCAGGGGACCTGTCCGAAGCGGGGCGTCCTGGTTGCCGGTTTCTCCATGAAACAGATCAGTGCCCAGATTCAAGCCGCTTTGGCGGTTTAAACGGATTATACAGGGGAGATGTTATGAGTTTTGAACCGAAAATTATTGCCTTCTGCTGCAACTGGTGCTCGTACGCCGCAGCCGACCTGGCTGGCACTGCCCGGATGCAGTATCCGCATAATGTGCGGATTATCCGGGTGATGTGTTCAGGCATGGTGCATCCCGAATTTGTCATGGATGCCTTGGCCCAGGGTGCCGACGGAGTCATGGTCCTTGGCTGACACCTCGGCGAATGTCATTACCAGGATGGTAATTATAAAACAATGACCCGTTCCGACATGCTGGCGGAACTGCTGGCGGATTTTGGCTATGACGCCGAGCGCTTCAGTCTTACTTGGGTTTCTTCGGCGGAACCGGACAAATTTGTCGCAGCGGTGACCGATATGACCGCCCGGATCAGAAAACTGGGGCCGGTAGACAGCAGTGCCGGTGCGGTATAAAGCTGAGTTGAGCAGCTAGTCTGCTCGTACGAAACTTATGCCCTTGCGGTATAAAAAAGGAGAAGGAGATGGGTGTAACTACTGCGTTGGAGTGGCTGGGCTCCTGTTCGGGGTGCGAGATTGCCATCCTGAATATCGGCGAAGCCCTTGTGCCGCTGATAACCGAGGCCCTTGAAATCGTTCACGCCCCGGTACTGATGGATCATAAGTACTTTGGCCAGTGCGGCGAAGGGGTGACCTTGACAATTCCCGAGGCGGTTGTCGGCATTGTCACCGGCGGGGTCAGCAATCATGAACATCTGGAAGTGTTGGAGGAGATGCGTAGCAAGTGCAAGGTGCTCATCGCCCTTGGCACCTGCGCCACCCACGGCGGCATTCCCGCCCTGATGAATGGCCGGGACCGCGAGGAGAGCTGGCAGGAGATTTTTCAGACGGTCAGCACCGATCCGGGAGCGAAGGTTCCCACCCTTGAGGTGCCGGCGCCCCTTGACCGGGTGTATGCCTGCGACGAAAAGGTGCGGATCGATCTGCAGCTGCCCGGCTGTCCGCCAAATCCGGAGTTGATCGCCGAGGTGCTGATGTCCCTGATCGAAGGCCGGCCGCCGGTGTTGCCCGGCAAGAGTGTCTGCGATACCTGCCCGACTAAGAGGGAAGGCAAGGGCGAGGTCAACAAGATCAAGAGGTTTCTCACCAATGCCGCCTTCACTCCGGGGGCGCCGGTCGATGAGATGCGCTGTCTGCTGGAACAGGGATATTTGTGTATGGGCCCGGTTACCGCCGCCGGCTGTGCCAAGCGGGGCGCTCCGAGCTGCATCAGTGCCAGGGTGCCCTGCCGGGGCTGTTTCGGGCCGGTGCGAAAAGATGGCAATCAGCTGCTCGATATGATGAACGCTCTTGCCAGTAATGGTATTGACTATAAATCAGTGGTCGATCGCAGGTCCCTGTTGAGGTTCTCAGGGGCGCATGGACTACTTCGGCCGATGAAAAAACGGGCCGATAAGGAGGATTAGAAGATGGGAAAGGTGTTAACTATTGCCCCGGTTTCCCGGATCGAAGGGCACGCCAAGATTGCCATTCATCTTGGCGATGACGGCAATGTCCAGGATGCCTTCCTGCACATTCAGTCATTGCGCGGTTTCGAGAAATTTATTGAGGGCCGGTCGGCCGAGGAAGTGCCGCGTATCGTCAACCGGATCTGCGGTATCTGTCCGTGGATGCACCATCTCGCCTCGAATAAGGCGGTGGATGGCGCCTTCGGAGTGAAGCCCACCGAGACCGGCTCCAAACTGCGGGAAATGTGCCAGGTCATGGCCCATATCAATGACAAGATTCTCCACTTTTTCTTTCTCGCCGCCCCCGATTTTGTCCTCGGGCCGGATGCCGACCATTCGGTGCGCAACGTCATCGGCATCGTCAAGGCGGCACCGGAGCTGGCGGGGCAGGTGGTGAAGATGCGTCAGCTCGGCCAGATGATGCTCGACAAGTTCGCCGGCAAGGCGATTCATCCGATTGCCGGCGTAGTCGGGGGCTTTGCCAAACCGATGGTTGAGGCGGAGCGGCAGGAACTGCTTGCCGGCAGCCGCACCCTTCTTGACTTTGCCTGCTATGCCCTCGATTATGCCATCCACAATGTCTTCGCCAAGTATCCCGAGGCCATTGGTTCTCTTGGCGCCATCAAGACCGGCTTTCTCGGCACGGTCGACCGGGCCGATGGTTCGTTGCGCCTCTACGACGGCGTGCAGCGGCTGATGAAGGCGGACGGCAGTTATGTTGATTTCGAAGGCGACGACTACACCACCTATCTCGGCGAGCACGTTGAGCCCTGGGGCTATTCGAAGATGCCCTACGCCAAGTCGTGGAACGAGGGGTTTGATATGGCCCTTAGCGCGCCGAAGGGTATCTACCGGTCCAATACCCTGGCGCGAATCAATGTCTGCGACCAGATCTCGACACCGAAGGCCCAGGCGGCGCTCGAGGCCTTCCGGGCCTCTTTCGGCCGGCCGGCCCAGCAGACCCTGCTGTATCATTATGCCCGGTTGATTGAGCTGGTATATGCCTGCGAGCGGACCATCGAACTGCTGGAGTGGGAGGGCATTACCGACCCGAAGGTGCGCGCCAAGGTCGAGCCGCAGGCCGGCCGTGGTGTCGGCATCGTCGAGGCGCCGCGGGGAACCCTTATCCATGACTACACCACCGATGATAACGGCTGTATCACCAAGGCCAACCTCATCGTTGGTACCACCCACAATATTGCGCCGATGAATATGAGCGTCAAGCAGGCGGCAACCACCCTCATCAAGGACGGGGTATACAACCAGGGCCTGCTCAATCAGGTGGAAATGGCGGTGCGCGCCTACGACCCCTGAATGTCCTGCGCCACGCACCGCCTGGATGGCGGCATTCCGGTTGCAGTGACTATCGTTGATGCGCAGGGCAAGGAGATCGACAGAATTGTCGGCTAGTTTCAGAACGCCGGACAGGGCCTGTTGGCTTTATGTTGCTTTAATAGGAAGGAAATTCCCCGAGATACCGATCCCCCCTTGTGAGGGGGGAGTCGATATTGTACTATAAAAAACGTTTTGATTTGTGGCTCTCTCGACTGACCCAAAGAACGATCAGAGCAGGAGATAATTACCATGGCCAATAGCAGAAGGATGCAGGT
This window contains:
- a CDS encoding transposase; amino-acid sequence: MANEAIFLRPRTIHSGLFPQTMSPGTFEYTLNYLIDNELYLSVFDDRLNNDITGAPGYDPRILLKVILFAYSRGISSSRKMARCCEENILFMALSAGSKPHFTTIADFIASMNKEVIHLFLQVLMVCDHQQLIGKDMFAIDGCKLPSKASKEWSGTRADFAKKIEKMESAITRMVEKHQAQDQTQTEACEEARENQYKAKLQKNVAKIKKWLDNNDDRTGCGGKPVKSNITDNESAKMKTSKGVIQGYVGVASVDQKTQVIVSAEAFGKGQEHDLLLPSVNGIRDNFSAIGHDGDVLAKAKVTADSGYHSEKNMEALFSANIDAYVADPNFRKRDPRFTTATRHKEKEITKPLKGKLFTTADFTFPEDFSYCVCPAGNRLYRSGYDITVKNFKAIKFKGPKSACVPCKLRARCLRKPEKTEIRQVVFFTGRSAKGEQRFTEKMKEKIDSTKGRAIYGMRLAVGEPPFAHIRSALGLDRFTLRGKAKVNTQWNLFCIVHNLLKIFRYGVGFA
- a CDS encoding flavodoxin family protein — translated: MKVMAFNGSPRKKKWNTVTLLENALKGAASVGADTELIQLYDLNYSGCISCFACKKISRKKDGLCVVKDDLTSVLERVRSADALVIGTPIYFSAESAATRALLERLIFPYYKYSKDKISLFPRKIRTALIYTMNAPEELLKTIGYEQHFSNTKMSLETTFGECEMLLSTDTLQYKDYDKYEHEIFDKEEKIKRHKEVFPLDCERAFELGRRIASE
- a CDS encoding hydrogenase maturation protease produces the protein MRPTQNTTMIFGCGNLIMGDDGYGPAVIERLKAGYDLPEGIEAIDAGTCVREYLFDYLLTDEGRPQTIVIIDAVDFPGRQPGEVFEILPAEIPAKKIHDFSLHQFPTVNLLQELADHTGIKVLIIAAQIEFIPEEIAPGLSAVMTGAVTETCEKLSQILSFRAKRGDLL
- a CDS encoding heterodisulfide reductase-related iron-sulfur binding cluster, whose protein sequence is MMYEFKVSDLAEEFGVHRNTIRNWINAGTLPAKEGPGRKYLMKFHDYQKLCEKFGREPHVGPANNVSQKALGTLEVTDVQPMEIIGAKSRLAVDPSWADACLTCGTCASACPISGVDGLDPRKIVRMAVLGMDQELIDSNWPWKCTMCGKCEESCPANIQIVALMRKIRGTRKRALVPGPIHKGVTMCLERGNNLGIPKDDFLFLCEDLGQELAEECCPGFKTPIDVHGARLLVTINSKEPFGEPDDLKWWWKIFYAAGESFTISSENWEGVNWGLFSGDDEAMKTVVGRIVDNMRRLNCKVLLLPEUGHAYFATRSGLNKWYPEALNEFKIVTVFDLLLEYIQEGRIQLNKAIHPMAVVYHDPCNYGRKSLKAFGQAYFEEGRAITRACCDDVRELHPNRKGAYCCGAGGGAWAMPFSEERVFYGRIKARQLNESGAKLVIAPCHNCRDQILKSLNKEYDLDVDVKYIWELVADSLILPNKQ